One Bombus pyrosoma isolate SC7728 linkage group LG7, ASM1482585v1, whole genome shotgun sequence genomic window carries:
- the LOC122569343 gene encoding serine/threonine-protein kinase PRP4 homolog isoform X1, which yields MGTSDLECMESKRDMVTIDSESDMLVDQRKKKKRKHKHHKHKKDKLIEREDGRIERQERKKHKKHKRPKKEREVENGSLDDKTPRVIQKDLGVNGKVKNSLLEVVSTEESEDEKLVDLDSDEVDCTIIEDDIDLEELMKQKERLQACLVQYLSDESEKEDKEPDQDEIKATETPDVILVEDDSENDNIPPKKRARSKSGSRERKKVTKPERRVVVDMSRDRRNREEHKDKRREIERRREEKVRTKEETKRDDNRKDDRQVRKPSDRHREDSRKEDNKRRIEDDKRKDSVKRDESRKREQDRREEERKREADHHNSRSRNEYKSLDKTDKSRRDSRDRLASRERQGSRDRHVSRDRHVSKDRNVSRDRHASRDRHISRDRHASRDRHTSKDRPPSRDQRSRDRPASRDRHSRDKRDSRERHTSRDRPRDGRSSRDHNDMRDRRDSRNRDRIRERSRSTRRSRSPIRSRLDRYRNDRYKRSRSLSRSRRDRDKHTRDHDREREKNGKRERSDKFKDSLSEGLKVEHSETSSEEDIKDIDIEEEEDEEAIIERRRKQREELLKRLGGPNEDSNMSAEINTVPATPPSESQSNVSQKSIEVSSNNNESTSESHTPPLPEKPKSPQVKKRKSRFEDAPSEETDKNEDTKPTEKIKQEEKQNAKKSNEWDMFAEADNIGDFNSPTVEGKRQGGPDNPSLTDNWDDAEGYYRVRVGETLDSRYVVYGYTGQGVFSNVVRARDTARGNLDVAVKIIRNNEIMHKTGLKELEILRKLNDADPEDRFHCLRLFRHFFHKNHLCMVFEPLAMNLREVLKKYGKDVGLHVKAVRSYTQQLFLALKLLKRANILHADIKPDNILVSESKLVLKLCDFGSASHAHENEITPYLVSRFYRAPEIILGISYDFGIDMWSVGCTIYELYTGKIMFSGKTNNQMLKFFMDLKGKMPNKLIRKGSFKDLHFDSNCNFLYHEVDKVTEREKVVVMSTLPATRDLNAELGGNSLPPEQSRKVGQLKDLLERTLMLDAGKRITVNHALAHPFIQEKI from the exons ATGGG tACATCAGATTTGGAATGTATGGAGTCTAAAAGAGACATGGTGACTATAGATTCTGAATCGGATATGTTGGTTGaccaaagaaagaaaaagaaaagaaagcataAACATCACAAAcataagaaagataaattaattgaaaggGAAGATGGAAGGATAGAACGTCAAGAACG AAAAAAACACAAGAAACATAAAAGAcccaaaaaagaaagagaagttgAAAATGGATCATTAGATGACAAAACACCACGTGTAATTCAAAAAGATTTAGGTGTAAATGGCAAAgtgaaaaattctttactaGAAGTGGTTTCTACCGAAGAAAGTGAAGATGAGAAATTGGTAGATTTAGATTCAGACGAAGTAGATTGTACAATTATCGAAGATGATATTGATCTGgaagaattaatgaaacaaaag GAGCGTTTGCAAGCATGTTTAGTACAGTACCTTTCGGATGAATCTGAGAAGGAGGATAAGGAACCAGATCAAGATGAAATTAAAGCTACTGAAACACCTGATGTTATACTTGTAGAGGATGATAGTGAAAATGACAATATACCCCCCAAAAAACGGGCTAGGAGTAAGTCTGGTAGTAGAGAACGCAAAAAAGTCACGAAACCTGAGAGGCGTGTAGTAGTAGATATGAGCAGGGATCGTAGAAATCGAGAGGAGCATAAAGATAAACGAAGGGAAATAGAAAGGAGACGGGAGGAAAAAGTTCGTACTAAAGAGGAAACTAAGAGAGATGATAATAGAAAAGATGACAGGCAAGTGCGAAAACCAAGCGATAGACATAGGGAGGATTCACGAAAAGAAGATAACAAAAGACGAATAGAAGATGATAAGCGTAAAGATTCTGTCAAAAGAGATGAGTCGCGTAAAAGAGAACAAGATAGAAG AGAAGAAGAGCGAAAACGAGAAGCCGATCACCATAATTCTAGATCTCGTAATGAATACAAATCATTAGATAAGACCGATAAATCTAGACGCGACAGTCGCGATAGATTAGCAAGTCGAGAACGACAAGGTAGTCGCGATCGGCATGTAAGCCGCGATAGACATGTTAGTAAGGACCGCAATGTTAGTCGAGATCGACATGCCAGTAGAGATCGACATATCAGTCGAGACAGACATGCTAGTCGTGATCGTCATACCAGTAAAGATCGTCCGCCTAGTCGCGATCAACGTAGTCGAGACAGACCTGCCAGCAGAGACCGGCATAGTCGTGATAAAAGAGACAGTAGAGAACGCCATACTAGTCGCGATCGGCCCAGAGATGGTAGAAGTAGTCGTGATCATAACGACATGCGAGATCGACGAGATAGTCGGAACCGCGATAGAATTAGAGAGCGATCAAGAAGTACAAGAAGATCTCGTAGTCCTATTAGGAGTAGATTGGATAGATATCGGAATGATCGTTATAAACGCTCTAGATCGCTCTCTCGAAGTAGACGAGACAGAGACAAACATACTAGAGATCATGAtagggagagagaaaaaaatggtaaaaggGAACGTAGTGATAAATTCAAAGACTCTTTGTCAGAAGGACTGAAGGTAGAACATTCAGAAACTTCAAGTGAAGAAGATATTAAAGACATAGATatcgaagaagaggaagatgaAGAAGCTATTATTGAACgtagaagaaaacaaagagagGAACTTTTAAAG AGGTTAGGCGGACCAAATGAAGATTCAAATATGTCTGCTGAAATTAATACTGTTCCCGCAACTCCACCTTCTGAAAGTCAATCAAATGTGTCACAGAAGTCAATAGAAGTTTCGTCtaataataacgaatccacTTCGGAGAGTCATACCCCACCATTGCCCGAGAAACCAAAATCGCCACAagttaaaaagagaaaatctaGATTCGAAGACGCTCCATCTGAAGAGAcagataaaaatgaagatacaAAACCGacagaaaaaattaaacaggaagaaaaacaaaacgcAAAAAAATCAAACGAATGGGACATGTTTGCCGAAGCAGACAACATAGGTGATTTTAAT AGTCCCACAGTCGAAGGAAAACGACAAGGTGGACCAGATAATCCAAGTTTAACAGACAATTGGGATGATGCAGAAGGATATTATCG agtACGTGTGGGCGAGACGTTAGATTCCCGATATGTTGTTTATGGATATACTGGTCAGGGTGTATTTAGTAATGTCGTAAGGGCTAGAGATACTGCTAGAGGCAATTTAGATGTtgctgtaaaaataataaggaataatgaaataat gcACAAAACTGGCCttaaagaattagaaataCTTAGAAAACTGAATGATGCAGATCCAGAAGATAGATTTCATTGTTTACGACTTTTTAGgcatttctttcataaaaatcatttgtGTATGGTTTTCGAACCATTGGCTATGAATTTAAGAGAG gttttaaaaaaatatggaaaagaCGTTGGTTTACATGTTAAAGCGGTAAGGTCGTATACGCAGCAACTTTTCCTTGCTCTCAAGTTATTAAAACGTGCAAATATTCTGCATGCTGACATCAAACCTGATAACATTCTAGTCAGTGAAAGCAAGTTAGTGTTGAAACTCTGCGATTTTGGCTCAGCGTCTCATGCTCATGAGAATGAGATAACACCGTATTTGGTATCAAGGTTTTATCGGGCACCTGAAATTA TTCTTGGTATATCGTATGATTTCGGCATTGACATGTGGTCTGTGGGATGCACCATATACGAATTGTACACGGGAAAAATAATGTTCTCGGGCAAAACGAACAACCAAATGTTGAAATTCTTCATGGACTTAAAAGGCAAAATGCCTAATAAGCTGATTAGGAAAGGCTCATTCAAGGATCTACATTTTGACTCTAACTGCAATTTCCTGTATCATGAAGTTGATAAGGTCACGGAACGG GAGAAAGTTGTAGTGATGTCTACGTTGCCAGCCACTCGTGATCTAAACGCAGAATTAGGAGGAAATTCTTTGCCACCGGAACAAAGTCGGAAAGTTGGACAACTGAAAGACCTTTTGGAACGAACGTTGATGTTGGATGCAGGAAAGAGAATTACTGTGAACCACGCCCTGGCGCATCCATTTATACAAGAAAAGATATAG
- the LOC122569343 gene encoding serine/threonine-protein kinase PRP4 homolog isoform X2 translates to MHTSDLECMESKRDMVTIDSESDMLVDQRKKKKRKHKHHKHKKDKLIEREDGRIERQERKKHKKHKRPKKEREVENGSLDDKTPRVIQKDLGVNGKVKNSLLEVVSTEESEDEKLVDLDSDEVDCTIIEDDIDLEELMKQKERLQACLVQYLSDESEKEDKEPDQDEIKATETPDVILVEDDSENDNIPPKKRARSKSGSRERKKVTKPERRVVVDMSRDRRNREEHKDKRREIERRREEKVRTKEETKRDDNRKDDRQVRKPSDRHREDSRKEDNKRRIEDDKRKDSVKRDESRKREQDRREEERKREADHHNSRSRNEYKSLDKTDKSRRDSRDRLASRERQGSRDRHVSRDRHVSKDRNVSRDRHASRDRHISRDRHASRDRHTSKDRPPSRDQRSRDRPASRDRHSRDKRDSRERHTSRDRPRDGRSSRDHNDMRDRRDSRNRDRIRERSRSTRRSRSPIRSRLDRYRNDRYKRSRSLSRSRRDRDKHTRDHDREREKNGKRERSDKFKDSLSEGLKVEHSETSSEEDIKDIDIEEEEDEEAIIERRRKQREELLKRLGGPNEDSNMSAEINTVPATPPSESQSNVSQKSIEVSSNNNESTSESHTPPLPEKPKSPQVKKRKSRFEDAPSEETDKNEDTKPTEKIKQEEKQNAKKSNEWDMFAEADNIGDFNSPTVEGKRQGGPDNPSLTDNWDDAEGYYRVRVGETLDSRYVVYGYTGQGVFSNVVRARDTARGNLDVAVKIIRNNEIMHKTGLKELEILRKLNDADPEDRFHCLRLFRHFFHKNHLCMVFEPLAMNLREVLKKYGKDVGLHVKAVRSYTQQLFLALKLLKRANILHADIKPDNILVSESKLVLKLCDFGSASHAHENEITPYLVSRFYRAPEIILGISYDFGIDMWSVGCTIYELYTGKIMFSGKTNNQMLKFFMDLKGKMPNKLIRKGSFKDLHFDSNCNFLYHEVDKVTEREKVVVMSTLPATRDLNAELGGNSLPPEQSRKVGQLKDLLERTLMLDAGKRITVNHALAHPFIQEKI, encoded by the exons ATGCA tACATCAGATTTGGAATGTATGGAGTCTAAAAGAGACATGGTGACTATAGATTCTGAATCGGATATGTTGGTTGaccaaagaaagaaaaagaaaagaaagcataAACATCACAAAcataagaaagataaattaattgaaaggGAAGATGGAAGGATAGAACGTCAAGAACG AAAAAAACACAAGAAACATAAAAGAcccaaaaaagaaagagaagttgAAAATGGATCATTAGATGACAAAACACCACGTGTAATTCAAAAAGATTTAGGTGTAAATGGCAAAgtgaaaaattctttactaGAAGTGGTTTCTACCGAAGAAAGTGAAGATGAGAAATTGGTAGATTTAGATTCAGACGAAGTAGATTGTACAATTATCGAAGATGATATTGATCTGgaagaattaatgaaacaaaag GAGCGTTTGCAAGCATGTTTAGTACAGTACCTTTCGGATGAATCTGAGAAGGAGGATAAGGAACCAGATCAAGATGAAATTAAAGCTACTGAAACACCTGATGTTATACTTGTAGAGGATGATAGTGAAAATGACAATATACCCCCCAAAAAACGGGCTAGGAGTAAGTCTGGTAGTAGAGAACGCAAAAAAGTCACGAAACCTGAGAGGCGTGTAGTAGTAGATATGAGCAGGGATCGTAGAAATCGAGAGGAGCATAAAGATAAACGAAGGGAAATAGAAAGGAGACGGGAGGAAAAAGTTCGTACTAAAGAGGAAACTAAGAGAGATGATAATAGAAAAGATGACAGGCAAGTGCGAAAACCAAGCGATAGACATAGGGAGGATTCACGAAAAGAAGATAACAAAAGACGAATAGAAGATGATAAGCGTAAAGATTCTGTCAAAAGAGATGAGTCGCGTAAAAGAGAACAAGATAGAAG AGAAGAAGAGCGAAAACGAGAAGCCGATCACCATAATTCTAGATCTCGTAATGAATACAAATCATTAGATAAGACCGATAAATCTAGACGCGACAGTCGCGATAGATTAGCAAGTCGAGAACGACAAGGTAGTCGCGATCGGCATGTAAGCCGCGATAGACATGTTAGTAAGGACCGCAATGTTAGTCGAGATCGACATGCCAGTAGAGATCGACATATCAGTCGAGACAGACATGCTAGTCGTGATCGTCATACCAGTAAAGATCGTCCGCCTAGTCGCGATCAACGTAGTCGAGACAGACCTGCCAGCAGAGACCGGCATAGTCGTGATAAAAGAGACAGTAGAGAACGCCATACTAGTCGCGATCGGCCCAGAGATGGTAGAAGTAGTCGTGATCATAACGACATGCGAGATCGACGAGATAGTCGGAACCGCGATAGAATTAGAGAGCGATCAAGAAGTACAAGAAGATCTCGTAGTCCTATTAGGAGTAGATTGGATAGATATCGGAATGATCGTTATAAACGCTCTAGATCGCTCTCTCGAAGTAGACGAGACAGAGACAAACATACTAGAGATCATGAtagggagagagaaaaaaatggtaaaaggGAACGTAGTGATAAATTCAAAGACTCTTTGTCAGAAGGACTGAAGGTAGAACATTCAGAAACTTCAAGTGAAGAAGATATTAAAGACATAGATatcgaagaagaggaagatgaAGAAGCTATTATTGAACgtagaagaaaacaaagagagGAACTTTTAAAG AGGTTAGGCGGACCAAATGAAGATTCAAATATGTCTGCTGAAATTAATACTGTTCCCGCAACTCCACCTTCTGAAAGTCAATCAAATGTGTCACAGAAGTCAATAGAAGTTTCGTCtaataataacgaatccacTTCGGAGAGTCATACCCCACCATTGCCCGAGAAACCAAAATCGCCACAagttaaaaagagaaaatctaGATTCGAAGACGCTCCATCTGAAGAGAcagataaaaatgaagatacaAAACCGacagaaaaaattaaacaggaagaaaaacaaaacgcAAAAAAATCAAACGAATGGGACATGTTTGCCGAAGCAGACAACATAGGTGATTTTAAT AGTCCCACAGTCGAAGGAAAACGACAAGGTGGACCAGATAATCCAAGTTTAACAGACAATTGGGATGATGCAGAAGGATATTATCG agtACGTGTGGGCGAGACGTTAGATTCCCGATATGTTGTTTATGGATATACTGGTCAGGGTGTATTTAGTAATGTCGTAAGGGCTAGAGATACTGCTAGAGGCAATTTAGATGTtgctgtaaaaataataaggaataatgaaataat gcACAAAACTGGCCttaaagaattagaaataCTTAGAAAACTGAATGATGCAGATCCAGAAGATAGATTTCATTGTTTACGACTTTTTAGgcatttctttcataaaaatcatttgtGTATGGTTTTCGAACCATTGGCTATGAATTTAAGAGAG gttttaaaaaaatatggaaaagaCGTTGGTTTACATGTTAAAGCGGTAAGGTCGTATACGCAGCAACTTTTCCTTGCTCTCAAGTTATTAAAACGTGCAAATATTCTGCATGCTGACATCAAACCTGATAACATTCTAGTCAGTGAAAGCAAGTTAGTGTTGAAACTCTGCGATTTTGGCTCAGCGTCTCATGCTCATGAGAATGAGATAACACCGTATTTGGTATCAAGGTTTTATCGGGCACCTGAAATTA TTCTTGGTATATCGTATGATTTCGGCATTGACATGTGGTCTGTGGGATGCACCATATACGAATTGTACACGGGAAAAATAATGTTCTCGGGCAAAACGAACAACCAAATGTTGAAATTCTTCATGGACTTAAAAGGCAAAATGCCTAATAAGCTGATTAGGAAAGGCTCATTCAAGGATCTACATTTTGACTCTAACTGCAATTTCCTGTATCATGAAGTTGATAAGGTCACGGAACGG GAGAAAGTTGTAGTGATGTCTACGTTGCCAGCCACTCGTGATCTAAACGCAGAATTAGGAGGAAATTCTTTGCCACCGGAACAAAGTCGGAAAGTTGGACAACTGAAAGACCTTTTGGAACGAACGTTGATGTTGGATGCAGGAAAGAGAATTACTGTGAACCACGCCCTGGCGCATCCATTTATACAAGAAAAGATATAG
- the LOC122569352 gene encoding inositol monophosphatase 1-like: MFDIDEYYIAVLRLVKEAGSIVREKINQPKDAMTKSCEVDLVTEWDQKVEKLLVDGISSKFPDHKFIGEEATSLGTKVELTDAPTWIIDPIDGTMNFVHSLPHTCISIALLINKTPEIGVVYNPILEQFFSARRGQGAFLNGAPIRVSGEKELRKALVMMEMGTSRDTEKMKIVLENANNLTSQVHGIRALGSAALNMCMVALGGADISFEFGIHAWDVAAGDIIVREAGGVCIDPAGGPFDVMSRRVLCASTMELAQELAKVLVQYYPERD; encoded by the exons ATCGTGAGGGAAAAAATTAACCAACCTAAAGATGCAATGACGAAATCCTGCGAAGTTGACCTTGTCACTGAATGGGATCAAAAGGTCGAAAAATTACTAGTCGATGGAATCTCCTCCAAATTTCCGGATCACAA atTCATAGGCGAAGAGGCAACTTCGCTTGGGACTAAAGTTGAACTCACGGATGCTCCTACATGGATCATTGATCCGATTGACGGCACAATGAACTTCGTGCATAGTTTGCCCCACACTTGTATATCGATCGCACTGCTTATTAACAAGACTCCCGAAATTGGTGTAGTTTACAACCCGATTTTGGAGCAATTCTTCTCAGCCCGTAGGGGTCAAGGTGCTTTCCTGAATGGAGCTCCCATTAGGGTTTCAGGAGAGaaag aattacgTAAAGCTCTTGTAATGATGGAAATGGGCACAAGCAGAGATACAGAGAAGATGAAAATTGTATTGGAAAATGCGAATAATCTTACTTCACAAGTTCAcgg AATACGAGCTCTGGGATCTGCGGCTTTAAACATGTGCATGGTTGCTCTCGGTGGAGCGGATATTTCTTTCGAGTTTGGTATCCACGCGTGGGATGTAGCAGCTGGTGATATCATTGTAAGAGAAGCCGGTGGAGTGTGCATAGATCCAGcag GTGGGCCGTTTGACGTCATGAGCAGAAGAGTTCTATGTGCGTCAACAATGGAGTTGGCACAAGAATTAGCCAAAGTATTAGTTCAGTATTATCCCGAAcgtgattaa